Proteins from a single region of Hordeum vulgare subsp. vulgare chromosome 6H, MorexV3_pseudomolecules_assembly, whole genome shotgun sequence:
- the LOC123403346 gene encoding uncharacterized protein LOC123403346 yields the protein MDPSDVEMEPAEHPPQPQPQQPPPPQPQPAAAGDGWSMLSRARGLLQEGQPSLALQAVLLAIRSQGGEQALIQTLNRARDLYRQRSQPAPNVDELASLLAQCAIAEAQSSNPNPPGPGSDPVAALNSDEACILAECGRKQIILDAFNDGSSFICLKCGGLFSTSRKDEHLAYWCGAA from the exons ATGGACCCGTCCGACGTCGAGATGGAGCCCGCGGAGCATCCGCCCCAGCCCCAGCCACAGCAGCCTCCGCCGCCGCAGCCGCAGCCAGCGGCGGCCGGAGATGGGTGGAGCATGCTGTCCCGCGCCCGCGGGCTGCTCCAGGAGGGCCAGCCGTCCCTCGCGCTGCAGGCG GTGCTCTTGGCCATAAGGTCTCAAGGTGGTGAACAGGCTCTCATTCAGACTCTGAACCGTGCACGTGACCTCTACAGGCAGAGATCGCAGCCTGCTCCCAACGTTGATGAGCTTGCTTCTTTGCTCGCACAGTGTGCTATAGCAGAGGCTCAGTCATCAAACCCTAATCCACCAGGACCTGGTTCCGACCCTGTCGCGGCGTTGAATTCTGATGAGGCCTGCATACTTGCTGAGTGTGGAAGGAAGCAGATTATCCTGGACGCCTTCAACGATGGCAGCAGCTTCATTTGCTTGAAATGCGGTGGGCTCTTCAGCACGTCACGCAAAGACGAGCACCTGGCCTACTGGTGCGGGGCCGCATGA